From one Suricata suricatta isolate VVHF042 chromosome 8, meerkat_22Aug2017_6uvM2_HiC, whole genome shotgun sequence genomic stretch:
- the ACTL8 gene encoding actin-like protein 8: MAARTIVIDHGSGFLKAGLSGWSEPQLVLPSIVNYTPCRENPGPSHARRCVSLGIDFCHPDTFSYPVQRGRVLNWEGVEYIWSFVLEKLRQEHEDLPVMITECPLKEPADRQKTLEIMFEALDVPSLLLADQLEMSLYASGFLTGVVVDSGYGLTRVQPFHLGRPIGPGGKTLEFAGQDLEAYLFKSLFKEDCDHHNLFQLETVASMQMSKCYVPQTLGEALDFPQSPPSGSDEGNAYLLPDGTSVELTPMQRLAPEMFFNPQVFDLPGPSISQAVVDAILACEASLHPMLTSYVMTCGGNTLYPGFTKRLHKELTAKHFSSSAKATMWLGSKRNFSVWLGASLVAHLSTYKSEWMTKEEYEESLRL; encoded by the exons ATGGCCGCGAGAACCATCGTCATCGACCACGGGTCTGGTTTCCTGAAGGCTGGCTTGTCTGGGTGGAGCGAGCCTCAGCTGGTCTTGCCCAGCATCGTGAACTACACCCCGTGCAGGGAGAACCCCGGCCCCAGCCACGCCCGACGGTGCGTGAGTCTGGGCATCGACTTTTGCCATCCTGATACCTTCAGCTACCCGGTCCAGCGTGGCCGCGTCCTCAACTGGGAGGGCGTGGAGTACATCTGGTCGTTTGTCCTGGAGAAACTCAGACAGGAGCACGAGGACTTGCCGGTGATGATCACAGAATGTCCTCTGAAGGAGCCTGCGGACCGACAGAAGACCCTGGAG ATTATGTTTGAGGCACTGGATGTGCCGTCCCTCCTCCTGGCCGACCAGCTGGAGATGTCCCTGTACGCCTCCGGCTTCCTGACCGGCGTGGTGGTCGATTCGGGCTATGGCCTGACCCGCGTGCAGCCTTTCCACCTGGGCCGCCCCATAGGCCCCGGCGGCAAGACGCTGGAGTTCGCGGGCCAGGATCTGGAGGCCTACCTCTTCAAGAGCCTCTTTAAGGAGGACTGCGACCACCACAACCTGTTTCAGCTGGAAACGGTGGCCTCCATGCAGATGAGCAAGTGCTACGTGCCGCAGACCCTGGGGGAGGCGCTGGACTTCCCCCAGAGCCCGCCGAGCGGCTCCGACGAGGGCAACGCCTACCTGCTGCCCGACGGCACCAGCGTGGAACTCACCCCCATGCAGCGGCTGGCCCCCGAGATGTTCTTCAACCCCCAGGTGTTCGACCTGCCAGGGCCCAGCATCTCCCAGGCCGTGGTGGACGCCATCCTGGCCTGCGAGGCGTCCTTGCACCCGATGCTCACCTCCTACGTGATGACCTGCGGGGGCAACACCCTGTATCCCGGCTTCACTAAGCGCCTACACAAGGAGCTGACGGCCAAGCATTTCTCTTCTTCCGCCAAGGCCACCATGTGGCTGGGGTCCAAGAGAAACTTCAGCGTCTGGCTGGGAGCGTCCCTCGTGGCCCATCTGTCCACTTACAAGTCCGAATGGATGACCAAGGAGGAGTATGAAGAGAGTCTCCGGCTGTGA